A portion of the Drosophila innubila isolate TH190305 chromosome 3L unlocalized genomic scaffold, UK_Dinn_1.0 0_D_3L, whole genome shotgun sequence genome contains these proteins:
- the LOC117788304 gene encoding uncharacterized protein LOC117788304 encodes MDASINCEHSVFELISKLAVLLLQDERAQTEPTDAYAFVPAPAAVAKRRSEIYESLLRLRPYQICPRLDRFPQCRKLLDEQRIYFEDQLITDIQYCLVKVSKPPDLQKQLSQYLRSHEADRNYRCRLLLPLPLRLEANPFPRRIHNSIYASPVIFKSIEDLRSQLRPVQFCRSTDIALSDIEELKKPFKDVMKNNLLLPTLGDSMARMKEFIGSIQPMKTKFPMPPKPKEKQQKTDAKAKEKIGPFPDKYFISDQSKSNELKWHQDRTIELSFIELSDFIDHLKKASAGLQSETFLETPDGHFEMRANATIETVLPEVLADYARPFLESGGAYQRLLACTQWKSYSKIERPMNRTMRQAIITFLANSRLFLFSQPADNLSQLLHSAGPTMQLLVQLDQMFQAERRLDISQGTSGACLLSVIWSAIDACVNIQYLQFLMYLLRSLCATYCGQLQNWLYHGALDEHFNEIFVGTQRDMEEKSKEYFDKAHFVHPNMVPGFLAGCEPAIIQCGKYSRLLKSYNPQHMLFTAKHPDLVICLSQNQLTEMQQKLELHYKQLLHHIHPFRMQHVIEERAANRWRFGNRMWSCTQERIADWKENQRELLIKANEGKRRRYEELNNQRREQEEIRLEHRRMEIACELAFQQKREQQDEKNLSRQKRIYEEQIAALQKIVQPKEINVVVSNSPDDSTNSSRSFVSCCEELSPKEEEATKIEETLTEESDSTSNLKHKSEADEKQTDQQNSNVVEVDIAETPEKQNSNDANDEMERNRERNMCSKQFLDCQTHVELQKTTTTNALTELECNRLHVLNCTDMQPPDVNMNLEITDLSDMQRNRQRMQHHQHFGSLNNITKFHSKSDKSDSNKKLQLSIDLQLPLEPHKLFVEPALDTATPMSTTSDVDVETCIPNETVDAANNNINGHTNCDSEEEPLIKTPKKLNNSPALQLRKPDLSAPTFQLQKIDSANCATSNHRQLPRDHNSFLIKRYVQQSIMVPLKTHLSLLRNEVLRIFDDLDIYEHFCQLRNYFFLLDGEFGTVLIGGILERIESGMDPRALRKKGTLDAILNNALGHKVAEGSDAAAFFVENLNLNCANAPESFDLMDINALSIFTLHSKIDWPLNLVISVETMAKYTQIFSHLLKLRHVSFMLERAYQHFQQLGKLHGKALQVAPQYRHLQMVRHKLSHFVITLQNHLETNALQGTWETFNEKLCHVDSVEGLYQRHAEYLKNIAFISLLNRRSVKFRETIDSILVIVLRFCKVLQSKPFVLDQNQEFIHPRYKRLVFEETEFQKFLHYVIYLGDKVNASGYQEKIVELIRIINFNKYYDVKSATN; translated from the exons ATGGATGCATCGATCAATTGCGAGCACAGTGTCTTCGAGTTGATCAGCAAACTAGCTGTATTACTGTTGCAAGATGAACGCGCCCAAACGGAGCCAACAGATGCGTATGCTTTTGTCCCTGCGCCCGCAGCAGTTGCCAAGAGACGCTCAGAAATCTACGAATCCCTGCTGCGCCTACGTCCGTATCAAATTTGCCCACGCTTGGATAGGTTTCCGCAATGCAGGAAACTGCTGGATGAGCAGCGCATCTATTTCGAAGACCAACTGATTACTGATATTCAATATTGCCTTGTAAAAGTATCTAAACCTCCAGATCTTCAAAAGCAACTATCCCAGTACCTTCGGTCACATGAAGCCGACCGAAATTACAGATGCAgactgctgttgccgttgccattgcgTCTGGAAGCGAATCCCTTCCCCAGGAGGATTCACAATTCTATATACGCTTCCCCCGTGATATTTAAGTCCATTGAGGATCTGCGTTCCCAGTTGCGGCCTGTCCAATTCTGCCGAAGCACCGACATTGCGTTGAGTGATATTGAAGAGCTGAAAAAGCCCTTCAAAGATGTCATGAAAAATAACTTGTTATTGCCGACTTTGGGGGACTCAATGGCCCGTATGAAGGAATTCATTGGAAGTATCCAGCCTATGAAAACGAAATTTCCTATGCCGCCAAAGCCAAAagaaaagcagcaaaaaactGATGCAAAGGCAAAGGAAAAGATTGGACCTTTTCctgataaatatttcatatctGATCAGAGCAAAAGTAACGAACTCAAAtggcatcaagatcggacaatcGAGCTGAGTTTCATCGAACTGTCCGATTTTATTGATCATTTGAAAAAGGCTTCAG CTGGCCTGCAATCAGAAACGTTTTTGGAGACGCCCGATGGACACTTTGAGATGCGAGCCAATGCAACCATCGAGACCGTTCTGCCGGAGGTATTAGCAGACTATGCACGTCCTTTTCTAGAATCCGGCGGTGCATACCAGCGTCTGCTCGCCTGCACTCAATGGAAATCCTACAGCAAAATTGAACGTCCTATGAACCGC ACTATGCGCCAAGCCATTATAACCTTCCTTGCGAATAGCAGATTGTTTTTGTTCTCGCAACCAGCCGATAATTTATCACAGCTCCTGCATAGTGCTGGTCCCACCATGCAGCTGCTGGTTCAACTAGATCAAATGTTTCAGGCCGAACGAAGGC TGGACATCTCGCAGGGAACGAGTGGTGCCTGCCTGTTGAGCGTTATTTGGTCAGCGATTGATGCGTGCGTTAATATTCAGTACCTGCAATTTTTAATGTACCTCTTGCGATCGTTGTGTGCAACATACTGTGGTCAGCTGCAGAATTGGCTCTACCATGGTGCGCTCGACGAGCACTTCAATGAGATTTTCGTTGGCACACAGCGAGATATGGAGGAGAAATCCAAAGAGTATTTCGACAAGGCGCACTTTGTGCATCCCAATATGGTACCTGGTTTTCTGGCTGGCTGTGAGCCGGCCATTATACAGTGTGGCAAGTACAGTCGCTTGCTCAAGAGCTACAATCCTCAG CACATGCTATTCACTGCGAAGCATCCGGATTTGGTTATATGCCTATCGCAGAATCAGTTGACGGAGATGCAGCAAAAGTTGGAGTTGCACTACAAACAATTGTTGCATCATATCCATCCATTTAGGATGCAACATGTGATCGAGGAACGTGCAGCGAACAGATGGCGTTTTGGTAATCGCATGTGGAGCTGCACTCAAGAACGAATTGCCGATTGGAAGGAGAATCAGCGAGAGTTATTAATAAAAGCGAATGAAGGGAAACGGCGTCGCTACGAGGAGCTCAACAATCAGCGCAGGGAGCAGGAAGAGATACGTTTAGAGCATCGGCGTATGGAAATTGCTTGTGAGCTGGCATTTCAGCAAAAACGTGAACAACAGGATGAAAAAAATCTGAGTCGTCAGAAACGTATCTATGAAGAACAAATTGCCGCTTTACAAAAGATCGTACAACCGAAGGAAATAAATGTCGTTGTTAGTAACAGTCCAGATGACAGCACAAATAGTTCTCGCAGTTTTGTTTCTTGCTGTGAAGAACTAAGCCCGAAGGAGGAAGAGGCAACAAAAATAGAAGAGACGCTGACCGAGGAGTCAGATTCGACATCGAATCTCAAGCATAAGTCAGAAGCCGATGAAAAACAAACTGACCAGCAGAATTCGAATGTTGTAGAAGTTGACATAGCAGAGACACCAGAGAAGCAGAATTCGAATGATGCAAATGATGAAATGGAGCGCAATCGTGAGAGAAATATGTGCTCGAAGCAGTTTCTGGATTGTCAAACACATGTCGAGTTGCAGaagactacaacaacaaatgccttGACGGAATTAGAATGCAATCGATTGCATGTGCTTAATTGTACGGATATGCAGCCTCCAGATGTGAACATGAATCTCGAGATCACGGATTTAAGCGACATGCAACGCAATCGTCAGCGAatgcaacatcatcagcacTTTGGCTCACTTAATAATATTACGAAATTTCACAGCAAGTCCGATAAGTCGGACTCAAATAAGAAACTTCAACTAAGCATTGACTTGCAATTGCCATTGGAGCCACATAAGTTGTTCGTGGAGCCAGCATTGGACACAGCAACGCCAATGTCAACCACATCGGATGTCGATGTTGAGACCTGTATACCCAACGAAACGGTTGATGCGGCCAACAATAATATCAATGGTCATACAAACTGTGATAGCGAAGAGGAACCATTAATTAAAACACCTAAAAAGTTGAACAACAGTCCTGCTTTGCAGTTAAGAAAACCTGACTTAAGTGCGCCCACTTTTCAGTTGCAAAAAATAGATTCTGCTAATTGTGCCACATCTAATCACAGGCAATTGCCAAGGGATCATAATTCATTTCTGATTAAGCGCTATGTGCAACAGTCGATAATGGTGCCACTGAAAACGCACTTGTCTCTTTTGCGTAACGAAGTGCTCCGAATATTCGATGATCTCGACATCTATGAGCATTTTTGTCAGCTGCGAAACTATTTCTTTCTACTGGATGGCGAGTTTGGCACTGTGCTAATTGGCGGTATTCTAGAACGTATTGAATCTGGCATGGATCCGCGTGCATTACGCAAAAAGGGAACACTGGATGCTATTCTCAACAATGCACTCGGACACAAAGTGGCAGAAGGTTCGGATGCCGCTGCCTTCTTTGTTGAAaatctcaatttaaattgcgcAAACGCTCCGGAATCTTTTGATTTAATGGATATTAATGCTCTATCCATATTTACGCTACATAGCAAGATCGATTGGCCACTGAATTTGGTCATCAGCGTTGAAACTATGGCCAAATATACACAGATATTCTCACATTTGTTAAAGCTTCGTCATGTCAGCTTTATGCTTGAGCGCGCCTATCAACACTTTCAGCAATTAGGGAAGCTTCATGGCAAGGCACTCCAAGTGGCGCCTCAGTATCGTCATTTGCAAATGGTGCGTCATAAATTGTCGCATTTTGTGATCACTCTGCAAAATCATCTGGAGACAAATGCACTCCAGGGCACTTGGGAGACCTTTAATGAGAAACTCTGCCACGTCGATTCCGTCGAGGGACTTTACCAGAGACATGCggaatacttaaaaaatatcgcATTTATATCTCTGCTTAATCGCCGAAGCGTCAAATTTCGGGAGACCATTGATAGTATTCTTGTGATTGTGCTACGTTTTTGCAA ggTTCTGCAATCGAAACCATTTGTTTTAGAccaaaatcaagaatttattCATCCGCGATACAAGCGATTAGTTTTCGAAGAGACCGAATTCCAAAAGTTTTTACACTATGTCATCTATCTGGGCGACAAGGTCAATGCTTCCGGATATcaagaaaaaattgttgaactaatacgtattataaattttaataaatactatgATGTAAAAAGTgctacaaattaa
- the LOC117788482 gene encoding LOW QUALITY PROTEIN: anoctamin-4 (The sequence of the model RefSeq protein was modified relative to this genomic sequence to represent the inferred CDS: substituted 1 base at 1 genomic stop codon) has product MSSHEEVPTGKSNIFQIRIDSVDDESNSPITEASSREDLIGSTAAENERTIGQTAFQFPRFLSVPILRNSRHNSTNTSRREVVSSPAKSERMIRTSQPKLRPRRLSQDSGIVAGRLVGYGESPLNEIDLHVRPMEISITADNIYSFLEEARQPDSTPIAESRPVSPKTQVKAISTCASSSAAYTEKWLNSSMMRGSNGSFYQKANTIAVPLPTHLETESAEPSPTQAFGPKIVGSHEEDIPGTAMRRTLGLNLSPVLAGRKSITEDNVTESYEIVESTHSNILNDQFGYRQLMPTERKTSTGENSLTGSYRSSRKASKSNSLTGSSEERRISKQDREGLDPESLMFRDGRRKVDMVLAWEEEDLGVMTEAEARRRDIRRCFMDNLVKEGLEVELEDKSQSFNEKTFFLKVHLPWRLETRLAEIMNLKFPIKRFITISVKPSWDEENVVMRNVHYWKEVWQRLTKKIQLDHNLLEGETTFKAATANGNPEEQFIVKDRATAYTSAQRSLMVMQVLIRTPYDESDRSGIRRLLNDGTYLGCFPLHEGRYDRPHSSGISLDRRVLYQTWAHPSQWYKKQPLCLVRKYFGDKIALYFCWLGFYTEMLVYPAIVGTLCFIYGLATLESEDNTPSKEICDEIGTGNITLCPLCDKACSYQRLSESCLFSRLTYLFDNPSTVFFAIFMSFWATTFLELWKRKQSVLVWEWDLHNVEMDEENRPEFETNATTYRMNPVTREKEPYMSTWNRAIRFVITGSAVLFMISVVLSAVLGTIIYRITLVSVIYGGGGFFVKDHAKLFTTVTAALINLVVIMILTRIYHRMAIKLTNLENPRTHTEYEDSYTFKIFFFEFMNFYSSLIYIAFFKGRFFDYPGDDQARRSEFFRLKNDICDPAGCLSELCIQLAIIMVGKQCWNNFMEYLFPKFWNWWRQRKHKQATKDESHLHMAWEQDYHMQDPGRLALFDEYLEMILQYGFVTLFVAAFPLAPLFALLNNVAEIRLDAYKMVTQARRPLAERVEDIGAWYGILRIITYTAVVSNAFVIAYTSDFIPRVVYKFVYSDTNTLAGYIEHSLSVFNTSDYKEEWGASSSEHDPDTCQYRGYRNGPKDFDPYGLSPHYWHVFAARLAFVVVFEHVVFVLTGIMQFIIPDVPSEVKTQMQREQLLAKEAKYHHGIKRAQGDNQDILSLFRDASNRPSIAGSQVNPRGSWARRFSRLSDGLDAHVEVAARPRRSVESTVWEVSXHEEEAENDAPNNHSNR; this is encoded by the exons ATGAGCAGTCATGAAGAAGTGCCGACTggcaaatcaaatatatttcaaatacgaATCGATAGTGTTGATGACGAGAGCAACTCGCCCATAACGGAGGCCAGTTCCCGAGAGGATCTCATCGGAAGTACAGCTGCTGAGAATGAGAGGACAATTGGACAAACCGCATTTCAGTTTCCCA GATTCCTATCGGTGCCCATACTACGTAATTCGCGTCACAACTCAACGAACACATCCCGGCGAGAAGTCGTCTCGAGTCCAGCCAAAAGCGAACGCATGATCCGCACTAGTCAGCCCAAATTGCGACCCAGAAGACTCAGCCAGGACAGTGGAATTGTAGCAGGTCGTCTAGTTGGTTATGGT GAAAGCCCTTTAAATGAAATAGATCTACACGTTCGTCCGATGGAGATTAGTATTACGGCCGATAACATTTATAGCTTTCTGGAGGAAGCGAGGCAACCGGATAGCACTCCAATTGCTGAAAGTAGGCCAGTCTCACCAAAAACCCAAGTGAAGGCAATCTCAACATGTGCAAGTTCCTCAGCTGCATATACCGAAAAGTGGTTGAATTCTTCGATGATGCGAGGCAGCAATGGTTCCTTTTATCAGAAGGCCAACACGATTGCAGTACCATTACCCACACATCTGGAAACGGAGTCAGCTGAACCGAGTCCTACACAGGCTTTTGGGCCGAAAATCGTGGGCAGCCATGAGGAGGATATTCCAGGTACCGCCATGAGACGAACTCTTGGCTTAAATCTCAGTCCTGTTTTGGCCGGACGCAAGTCAATTACCGAGGATAATGTCACTGAGTCCTATGAGATCGTGGAATCCACACACTCGAATATACTGAATGATCAATTTGGCTATCGACAATTAATGCCTACAGAGAGGAAAACCTCTACGGGGGAAAACAGCCTTACTGGTAGTTACAGGAGCAGTCGCAAGGCCAGTAAGAGTAATAGTCTAACTGGTAGCAGTGAGGAGAGGCGAATCAGTAAACAGGATCGGGAGGGACTCGATCCAGAGTCCCTCATGTTCCGTGACGGACGACGAAAGGTGGACATGGTGTTGGCCTGGGAAGAGGAGGATTTGGGTGTAATGACCGAGGCGGAAGCCCGAAGGCGTGACATTAGACGCTGTTTTATGGACAATCTTGTAAAGGAGGGACTCGAAGTCGAACTGGAAGACAAATCACAGTCGTTTAATGAGAAGACGTTTTTCTTAAAAGTCCATTTGCCTTGGCGCCTGGAAACGCGTCTTGCAGAGATCATGAATCTTAAGTTTCCCATCAAACGCTTCATAACCATATCCGTGAAGCCATCTTGG GATGAAGAAAACGTGGTCATGCGTAATGTGCACTACTGGAAGGAAGTCTGGCAACGCTTAACCAAAAAGATACAACTCGATCATAATCTGCTTGAAGGCGAAACAACTTTCAAAGCAGCTACAGCTAATGGGAATCCAGAAGAACA ATTCATTGTCAAAGATCGTGCCACGGCATATACTAGTGCACAGCGATCCCTCATGGTGATGCAGGTGCTTATCCGAACACCCTACGACGAGAGCGATCGGAGTGGCATAAGAAGATTACTGAATGATGGCACATATCTGGGCTGCTTTCCACTACATGAGGGCCGCTACGATCGTCCACACTCGAGTGGCATATCTCTCGATCGCCGTGTTCTTTATCAGACCTGGGCACACCCTTCACAGTGGTATAAAAAGCAACCGCTTTGCTTGGTTCGCAAATACTTTGGCGATAAAATAGCTCTGTATTTCTGTTGGTTGGGCTTCTACACCGAGATGTTAGTCTATCCAGCTATAGTTGGCACTCTCTGCTTTATCTATGGACTAGCCACATTGGAGTCGGAGGATAATACACCGAGCAAAGAGATCTGTGATGAGATTGGAACAGGCAACATTACATTGTGTCCCCTCTGCGATAAGGCATGCAGCTATCAAAGACTGTCGGAATCATGTCTGTTCTCGCGACTGACATATCTATTTGACAATCCCTCAACAGTCTTTTTTGCTATATTTATGTCCTTTTGGG CAACCACTTTTCTGGAGCTGTGGAAACGTAAGCAATCGGTTTTGGTTTGGGAATGGGATTTACACAATGTGGAAATGGATGAGGAGAATCGCCCAGAGTTTGAAACAAATGCAACTACATATCGTATGAATCCTGTGACAAGGGAAAAGGAACCCTACATGTCTACCTGGAATCGAGCTATTCGATTCGTAATTACAGGCAGTGCAGTGCTCTTTATG atCTCTGTTGTTCTCTCCGCCGTGCTGGGCACCATAATTTACCGCATAACCTTGGTATCAGTTATCTATGGAGGTGGAGGGTTTTTTGTAAAGGATCATGCCAAGCTTTTTACCACTGTAACAGCTGCTCTGATCAATTTGGTGGTCATCATGATACTTACTCGA ATATACCACCGCATGGCAATTAAGTTAACCAACTTGGAGAATCCACGCACGCATACCGAATACGAAGACTCATATAcgttcaaaatatttttctttgagtTTATGAACTTTTACTCATCCCTCATCTATATAGCCTTCTTTAAAGGACGCTTCTTTGATTATCCTGGCGACGATCAGGCCAGACGCAGTGAATTCTTTCGCCTTAAAAATGACATTTGTGATCCAGCGGGTTGCTTGTCTGAACTCTGCATACAACTG GCCATCATAATGGTGGGTAAGCAGTGTTGGAACAACTTCATGGAATATTTGTTTCCCAAATTCTGGAATTGGTGGCGTCAGCGAAAGCACAAACag gCTACAAAGGATGAATCTCATCTGCATATGGCCTGGGAGCAGGACTATCATATGCAAGACCCAGGTCGCTTAGCACTCTTCGACGAATATCTGGAAATGA taCTTCAATACGGCTTTGTCACGCTGTTTGTGGCCGCATTTCCGCTAGCTCCGCTTTTCGCACTGCTCAATAATGTGGCCGAAATACGCTTGGATGCCTACAAGATGGTCACCCAGGCTAGAAGACCTTTGGCTGAACGTGTCGAGGATATTGGGGCCTGGTACGGCATTTTGCGCATTATCACATACACGGCTGTCGTATCGAATGCTTTTGTGATCGCTTATACAAGTGATTTCATTCCTCGCGTGGTCTACAAATTTGTCTACTCGGATACAAATACGCTAGCTGGATATATCGAGCACTCACTGTCCGTATTTAATACATCCGACTACAAGGAGGAATGGGGTGCATCAAGCAGTGAACACGATCCGGATACCTGTCAATATCGAGGATATCG CAATGGCCCAAAAGATTTTGATCCTTATGGACTCAGTCCACATTATTGGCATGTTTTCGCCGCACGTCTCGCCTTCGTTGTGGTCTTTGAACATGTGGTATTCGTTCTAACCGGCATCATGCAGTTCATCATACCCGACGTACCGTCTGAGGTGAAAACACAAATGCAGCGGGAGCAGCTGTTGGCCAAAGAGGCTAAATACCATCATGGCATCAAGCGTGCCCAGGGTGATAATCAGGATATACTGAGTCTATTCCGAGATGCCAGCAATCGCCCCTCGATAGCCGGAAGTCAAGTAAATCCACGTGGCAGTTGGGCACGTCGATTTAGTCGCTTGAGTGACGGTCTGGACGCCCATGTGGAGGTCGCTGCACGTCCACGTCGTTCGGTGGAGTCCACCGTGTGGGAGGTTTCCTGACACGAGGAGGAGGCCGAGAACGATGCACCAAACAATCATTCTAACAGATGA
- the LOC117788230 gene encoding cAMP-regulated phosphoprotein 19 yields MSSTEENSPATTPQEGEPVGEQTNPRDLEKIEEEKLKSKYSSGMRVPGGHSAFLQKRLQKGQKFFDSGDYQMAKQKGGGVKQVFANKVTTGDAIPTPETVPARKTSIIQPCNKFSTAS; encoded by the exons ATGAGCTCAACTGAGGAAAACAGTCCGGCAACCACGCCACAGGAAGGCGAACCAGTTGGTGAACAGACAAATCCTAGAGATTTGGAGAAGATTGAGGAGGAGAAGCTCAAGTCCAAATATTCATCAGGCATGCGAGTGCCTGGAGGTCATTCAGCATTTCTTCAAAAGCGATTGCAAAAGGGA CAAAAATTCTTTGATTCTGGCGATTATCAAATGGCTAAACAAAAGGGCGGTGGTGTGAAGCAGGTGTTTGCTAATAAGGTGACCACCGGTGATGCCATACCAACTCCAGAAACGGTGCCAGCTCGCAAAACATCAATTATACAACCATGCAACAAGTTCTCGACAGCGAGTTAA
- the LOC117788279 gene encoding viral IAP-associated factor homolog — MQDPNEDTEWNDVLRAKGIIGPKQKEAEITEDQIQSLMDDAIQRRTDLPLQEGQRDKNIDDMSLDELDELEDSEDEAVLEQYRQRRIAEMRATAEKARFGSVREISGQDYVNEVTKAGEGIWAVLHLYANGVPLCALIHHHMQQLAVKFPQTKFMRSIATTCIPNFPEKNLPTIFIYYEGALRKQFIGPIELRGEKLTADELEFMLGQVGAVPTEIKEDPKPQIRDKMLADLEDKSADFY; from the exons atgcag GACCCCAACGAAGATACCGAGTGGAATGATGTGCTGCGTGCCAAAGGAATCATCGGGCCAAAACAAAAGGAGGCTGAGATCACAGAAGATCAAATCCAGTCGCTAATGGACGATGCGATACAACGCCGCACAGATCTGCCCCTGCAGGAGGGACAGCGGGATAAGAATATCGATGACATGTCGCTGGATGAACTGGACGAACTTGAGGACTCCGAGGATGAGGCAGTGTTGGAGCAGTACCGCCAACGTCGCATTGCTGAAATGCGTGCCACCGCTGAGAAGGCAAGATTTGGCAGTGTTCGGGAAATATCTGGACAGGACTACGTCAACGAGGTGACCAAAGCTGGCGAGGGCATCTGGGCGGTACTGCATCTGTATGCCAATGGTGTACCACTCTGCGCACTCATACACCATCACATGCAACAGCTGGCGGTGAAGTTTCCTCAGACAAAGTTCATGCGCTCCATTGCGACGACTTGTATACCAAACTTTCCAGAAAAGAACCTGCCCACCATATTCATCTATTATGAGGGAGCGCTTCGCAAGCAGTTTATCGGCCCCATAGAGCTGCGTGGTGAGAAGTTGACTGCCGACGAGCTGGAGTTTATGCTGGGTCAGGTCGGTGCGGTGCCTACGGAAATTAAGGAGGATCCTAAGCCTCAAATCAGGGATAAAATGCTTGCCGATTTGGAAGATAAGAGTGCGGACTTTTATTAA
- the LOC117788278 gene encoding tubulin polyglutamylase complex subunit 2, whose amino-acid sequence MNKKLSPEDAFYENLTLGLIKTLSNVPRVCNVNLERRQPLNLCQVVNWEQRHCVYLPEDMKKFYLSTDGFVLNWSYQYAPSDIRRVGYIHFPHLLQVTLLRENIENTHSVSSSTSSTNTGTAGTSTTSATSSSAPKDKGDNGPPIIMPKTKIFEINNINEVAKVCMFYESTNSNNPRFYLLELNTLSWQFLAETFSEYLRMAIAHLGLPYWELCFSSFGLPSWTEQLFLLLAPHLLEKHELRRGRIINPACEHPYNIIDPNIFRGKPKSLAKTLTNSGKPHK is encoded by the exons atgAATAAGAAACTTTCACCAGAAGATGCATTCTATGAAAATTTGACGTTAGGACTGATTAAAACTCTAT caAATGTACCACGCGTCTGCAATGTTAATTTGGAGCGCCGTCAGCCGCTTAATCTCTGTCAGGTGGTTAATTGGGAGCAACGACATTGTGTCTATCTACCGGAAGATATGAAGAAGTTTTACTTGTCCACCGACGGATTTGTGCTCAACTGGAGTTATCAATATGCGC CTAGCGACATTCGACGAGTGGGCTATATACACTTTCCTCACCTGCTGCAGGTGACTCTCTTACGTGAGAACATCGAGAATACACACTCGGTCAGCAGTTCCACATCCTCAACCAATACTGGAACAGCCGGCACATCCACAACGAGTGCCACTTCGAGCTCAGCCCCCAAAGATAAGGGAGACAATGGACCACCCATAATAATGCCCAAGACcaaaatattcgaaattaaTAACATCAATGAGGTGGCCAAG GTTTGCATGTTTTACGAATCAACGAACTCGAACAACCcgagattttatttattggagCTGAACACTCTGAGCTGGCAATTTCTGGCCGAGACGTTCAGTGAGTATCTGCGCATGGCGATTGCACATTTGGGACTTCCCTATTGGGAGCTGTGCTTCTCCAGCTTCGGTTTGCCCTCGTGGACAgagcaattgtttttgttgctagcTCCACATTTGCTGGAAAAGCACGAACTTCGACGCGGACGCATTATAAATCCTGCCTGTGAGCATCCATACAATATCATTGATCCCAATATATTTCGTGGGAAACCAAAGAGTTTAGCTAAAACGTTGACAAACAGTGGAAAACCACACAAGTGA